A region of the Flintibacter sp. KGMB00164 genome:
CTCAACGCACATAGCGTAGGACAGCACATCGCCGCCGGCGCCGCCGTACTTCTTGGGGAAGTAGATGCCCATCATGCCCAGCTTGCCCATCTTCTCGACGGTCTCCATGGGGAAGCGCTCTTCCTCATCGAGCTCCTCGGCTAGGGGCTTGACCTCGTTCTCCGCAAACTCACGGTACATCTTGCGGACCATCTCTTGCTCTCTAGTCAGATGAAAATCCATTTTCCAGTCCTCCTAAAACTTTTTTACTTGGAATAATCGTAGAAGCCCTTGCCGGATTTGACGCCCAGCAGACCACCGCGGACCATCTTCTTCAGCAGCAGGGCAGGACGATACTTAGAATCGCCTGTCTCATCGTACAGGGTGTTCATAATGGCCAGGCAGATATCCAGGCCGATGAAGTCGCCCAGGGCCAGAGGACCCATGGGGTGGTTGGCGCCCAGGCGCATAGCCTTGTCGATATCCTCGACGGAGGCGGTGCCGGACTCAACCAGGCCGATGGCGTCGTTGATCATGGGGATCAGCAGCTTGTTGACCACGAAGCCGGGGCCTTCTGCCACCTCAACGGGCTCCTTGCCGATATCCTGAGCCAGCTTGTACACGAAGTCGAAGGTCTCCTGGGGAGTGTTCACGCCGCGGATGACCTCGATGAGCTTCATGCTGGGCACGGGGTTGAAGAAGTGCATACCGATGAGGGGGTGCTTCAGACCATTGCCCATCTCAGTGATAGACAAAGAGGAGGTGTTGGAAGCAAACACGGTCTCCGGCTTGCACAGCTCGTCCAGGCGATGGAACAGCTCCTTCTTGGGACCCATCTCCTCGGCGATGCACTCGATCACCAGATCAGCATCAGCAGCGGCGGACTCTTCCTCGACCAGCACATTGGCCATGAGAGCGTCCTTGGTGCCCTGAGACATTTTGCCCTTGGCGACCCGCTTTTGCAGAGAAGCGTCCAGCTGTTCCTTATGGCGCTGGGCGGAGGCGATGCTGCTGGCGTACATCAGGGCAGTATGCCCGTTTGCGGCAAAGACCTGGGCAATACCACGACCCATGGTGCCGGCGCCGAAAATTGCAACCTTCATAGTGTTTCCTCCTAAAAAGTTGATTTCTAACGGTCAAATCTAAAACAATTTGACGGGTTCTAAACAGTTTTGTTAGAAAATTAACAAACCAAGACCAGAAAAAGCGCAACACAGGAAAAATACCTGTTGTTGCGAAGGCCGGAAAAGGCATAACTGTTTATGTACCTTACAAATTATATCGTTTTTTCAGGGCGGAAGCAAGGGGGAAGCTACCTGGCAAAATACACAGTTTTTACACTGGAATTTTGATAAAAATGTTAAAATCACAGAGAGCTCACAGAGGCAGCGGAAAGGATGGGAAATGGGATGAAAAAATGGAATTTCTCAATGAAGAAGATGGAATAGAAGGGGGGATTTGGAGGGGAGAAAAAGGGCGCGGCGGAACCAAGTCCGCCGCGCGTGAGAGGGAAGAACGAGATGAGGAAAAAGGCTTATTTCTCTGCCTGGTCAACGGCCAGGTGGACGATTTCATATGCCGACATGTTCTCATGATAGGAAGAAGGCTCCCCCAGCACCGATGAGAAAGAACCATCTTCATTTCGAAGCAGGACCAGATACTGAATGCGGGGCGATGCCCACTCTCCGGAACGGTATCTGGAAAAGCTTACGGTGTAAGCAGAGCCGATGCCTTCGGGAAGATGGCAGGATCCATTATAGCTCACCGATTCCAAACGCAGGTCTCCTTCTTGAGGCACTTCGGGCTGGTCTACGGCAAAATAGTAGGTTTGTCCCTGGTATTTCTGGCTGTAATATTGGTGGGCCAGTGTATAGAACTCCTGGGAATCGATCCCGGAGATCAGGGTAACCAGACTTTCGATGTATTCTGTGACCTCTTCCAGAGAGCCTGTGGTATAGTCATAGACCTCCAAGGAGTTCTCGTCCCTGTCATAGATGAGGCAGGCGGAAAAGCAGAGAGACTCATCTGTGTCCGCCTGGGCCAGTACTGTGTAGGCGGTCTGGGTGTCTTTCAGTTCCACGGATGTCAGCTCAGTCTGTGTCAGAGACTGGATGGACCAAAGAGCAGAGGTATTGTTGGCATTCAGCGGGTTGTTGTCTTGACGGGTAAAGGTTTCTAACCAATTGCGGACCTGCCAGGGAACCGGGATGGGGAGGGCGTCCTCCGGTGCAGGGTAAAAGGTCTCGTTGTGGTCGGGTACCCACTGAGGTCCGTCTCCGTTGATGACCGCGTTGTCAGTCTGTGCAAAGATATCTACGCCGCCGGGAGCCATAAGGGCCTTGTACTCCTGCCAGTAGGCCTCATAATCCTTCCGTGCTTGAGAGTCCTCCTCTCGCACGTCCCCCTCCACCGGCCAGACCCAGGTGAAGTCAGTTCCGTCATAGCGGATGAGGCCAGCTTCTCCATACGTAAGCCCCAGGTGGATACTGTTGGCCACATAGAGAAGGTAGCTTTCTCCGTCTTTATTAAAAGTTACCACATGGGGTTGGCTTCCGGTGCATATGGTAGCGAAGACCGGAGCGGTCAGCTGGCCGGTCCGCTGGTCTTGTACGCCCAAGGCGAGCAGTGATTCGGAACGGTCGGTTTGTACACAAACCGCTCCCAGGGCAACATTTCCGTCATCACCGGGGGTGAAAGCCATTAGTTCCACAGAAGTGGGTTGAATAACGCCAGAGGGAAAAAGGGTTTGAGCAGCTTCAGCCAGATCATCCTTCAGAGCCATCTGGTCCACCCGACCGGAGGCAACGTTGGAGACAAAGGTGGTTCCCTCCTGACAGGATACCAGCGAGCCGCACAAAACAATGACCAAAGCAGCCAGAGCCAGTACCAGTGCCGGCGGGCGCTTCTTTTTCCACTGGAAGATGTTACGGATGCGGTCCTCTGTCTCCCGAGCTGAGCCGGACAGCCGGGTAGTTAGTGGAGAACAAGGCATACGGGGCTTTTCCATAAACAAAACCTCCTGTCAATCAAGCATATTGGTGAGGGTAATCTGGCGCAGGGTATCCCCATTGAAGAAAAATAGAATGGCAGGGCCAAAACAGGGAGACTCCAGATCGGAGAAGTCGGTTACCTGACTGGGATCGTGGAAGCTCCAGGGAATATAGGAGAGCATATCTGGCTCGTCGGGATACTTATCCCAGTAGTTTCCGGTAACTGCCTCGGGATAGGCGGTCAGTACGTCTTCTCGGCTGGCGCCTACCCGGATTCCTCGGGGTGTGTAGAGGTCATCCCGGGTCACGTCCAGGGTGTTCAGAGAAAAGGTGTCCCGGTCCGCGGCATAGTAGCGCAGGGCAGAAAAACCCTCCACGCTCCACCGCTCCCAGTAGCTGCCCTCACTATAAATAGGTTCCCAGCCTTCCAGAATTTGAATTTCCGGCTCGCCCACGTAGGCAGAGTTAAATAGGTCGTACCAATTTCCGGGGCCGATGGGGTTGGGGTAGCCATCCCGGAAGAGACAGACTTCTATATTAAGAAGGTTCCAGGCGGTTTGTCGAATGATATCTTCCATCTCCATTTCTTCTATGGAGAAGGATGCGGTGGGCTCGCCCAACACCCCCTGGAAGGAGCCGTCCTGGCCCCGGGACAGGACGATCAGGGAGGGCTGGGGAATGGGGGTGGTCCACTGGCTGGAGGAGAACTGGCTCGTTTGAATCCAAAAGGCTACGCCGGTGGTTTCATAGAGAAGGGCTTCTCCGGCATAGGTGACGGAACCTAAGACCACGTCCCCTTCCTGGGGGGCCGCGGGCAGGTCAGAGAGCCAATAGGTGTTCCGTTCTGGATAGGCCTGCTGATAGTATGTAAGAATCAGTTCGTCCCGTAGTTTGGTGTCAGAATCCGAAAGTTGCAGGCCGCTGGCGGAAGACAATCCTCCCTCCGGTTCTCCGCCGCTGAAATTCCACTGCCGCCACAGAGGCGGATTCAGATCGATGCACTCCTCTGACGGAACCAAAGGTTGAAGATCTGTGACAGCATATTGGTCATAGAGAGTAAATGTTCCATTGGACCAGATGTAGAGGTTATCCGAGCCGCTGACAAAGTCGGATGCTGTGTCATCCCGGTCATCGACCCGGGCGGTGAGATAGAAAATAGGCTGACCGTCCGCTCCCATGCGGAAGCCTTCCACGGTCTGGTTCTGGATGCACAGGTCGGCACCGGGGATATCCTGACCCAAGGTGGGATCGTACTGGTCCGCCAGGGCCTGGCAGAGATCGTCCACGGTTTGCCCGGCTAACTCCAGAGCCTCCTCCAGGGTCACCTGCTGGCCTGTTTCTTTGTTATAGACCAACGAGGTGACATGCCCGGTATTCAGGTCCGTGTGAAATTCCTCCCGGAAGAAGACCAGATTCCAATAGCGCTGAGTTTCGGTGGGGTAGAGCAGACAGTGATTTTCGGTGGATGACAGGGAAGAGTCATCGACGACCCCATCCAGGATATCCTGATACTCCTGCTTCAACTGGCTTAGGGCCTGGTTGATGGCGGTGACTCCGGCAGTAGGTTGAGTATCGGCAGACATGGCCAGGGCGGGAATCTCAATATAGTTGCCCTGTGTGTCGTAATACTGGGTATCCATGACCAGAGTGACAGGTTCTGTCCGCTCCTGGCAGGAAACCAATCCTCCGCACAGGGCGATCAGCACGGCAGCCAGGACCAGCACCAGCACAGGCGGGCGCTTCTTTTTCCACAGAAATATGTTGCGGATGCGGCGATCCGTCTCCCGGGCCGAGCCGGATAGAGCGGTAGAAAATGGTGTGCGGAATATGTTTTCTGCCTTGTTCATGGCGGCCTCCTTATGGCTGAGTGGCTTTGTTTATGATCTCTTCAATAGACATCCCTTGCGGTTCAAAGTCTGCCCGGCCCAGCAGGGAGATAAAGTCGCCGGTGTGGGTGTCGAAGCCCAGGACCACCACCTCAAAATTGGCGTGCCACTCCAGCCCCCGGGAGCCATTAGTATAAAAGGTGTAGCACACCTGATAAGCAATGGCGATGGTGGTTTCGTCCGGATAGATCTCACCCAGATAGGTGGCGGGCCCCACCCGCAGGTCGCCGGCCTGGTCACTGTCCGACTGGAAATCGGCATAGTAGATGTTCCACTGGTCCCGATAGTCCGCGTAGCAGCTCAGCAGGGCGGGGTAAAGGTTTGCGTTGTAGGGGGATAGGTCCTTGACGGGGAGATCGATGGAATGTGGCACATCCGGCCTGGAGTTGTCTACAAAGCCCCCAGCCGGCGCTTCCCCGGCGAAGTACCACTGGTTCCACAGGGGCGGGTCAAGCTGGTCGGTCTCCTCCGCCGTGACCAGGGGATATCGGTCGTACGGGGGACCGTCCGGGACAAAGACCATACAGTAGTAACGGGTAAAAACTCCATTATCCCAGACATAAAGGCGGCTCCACTCGTCCAGAAAGCCGTCGTCCCCCATGTCCCGGCAGTCCACCACGGCGGTGAGATAAAACACCGGCTTGCCGTCCGCCTTGATGCGAAAGCCCTCAAGGCTGATGGGGTCAGCCGTCTGGTACAGCTCCCGGGGATCCTCCGGGTCGGCGGCGATGACCGCTTCCAGGTCGGCAAACAGGGTTTCCTGGTCTGTCCCGGCCAGGGCGAGGGCATCCTCCGCCGTGACCTGGACGCCCTCCTTCTTGTCGTAGACCCAGGAGGCGATGTAGCCGTCGTTGCCATAGTCGGCAGCCTTTTGGAAAAAAACCAGGTTCAGATAGCGGTCTGTTGTGGAGGGGTAGAACAGGCACTGGCTGCCGTACTCTGTGCCGGACAGGGAAAGGCGGTATTCCTCCCGCAGTTCGTCCAGAGCGGCGTTGATGGCATCCACCGACTCATTTTGCTCCCCGGTGGGGAGGGAGAGCGCAGGGATCTCGATGTAAGTGCCTAGATTGTCGTAGTACTGGGTCTCCATGATGATGGAGGGCACAGCGGGCCGCTTCTGACAGGACACCAGCGAGCCGCACAGCGCAATGATCACAGCAGCCAGGACCAGCACCAGCACAGGCGGCCGCTTCTTTTTCCACTGGAAGATGTTACGGATGCGGTGCTCCGTCTCCCGGGCGGATCCGGAGAGACGGGTGGTGAGAGGGGAGCGGGGGAGTCTTGGTGTCATACTTGAACTCCTTTCGTCAGGAGCGGGCCTTCAGCCGCTCCACCGCAGACAAGATGGTCTTGCCATAGGCGGCATGTTCCTCTGGTGGCAGACGCCGCAGAACCGCCTCATCGCAGGATAGCTCAGTATCTTGTTCAATGGCCCGGGCCATGAGCCATACCAGAGGATTGAACCAGTGCACGGCCCGCACCCACAAAGCCAGCGCTTTGAGCCAGATATCCCGGCGGCGGTAGTGGGTCAGTTCGTGGAGCAGAGCGTATTCCAGTTCTTTCGGGGCAAGGGGCTGCTCCGGCAGCAGAAGCACAGGATGGAGCAGCCCAGCCAGCATGGGAGCGGCCAACCCAGGACAGGTCATCAGCCGGGGACGGCGGTCCAGCTCCAATTGGTCGCCCATGGCATTATAGAGCGGGAGAATCGTAGCATCCCTTACTGGGTCGGCCCAGCGCTTCAGGAAACGCCGCAGTCGAAGGTGAGCGATGAGATTCCAGATGAGGATTCCTGCTGCGACCAAAAGCCAGACCGCAGTGACGATTTGAGAAACATAGATCGTAGGCTTTGTTTCTGGCTGGGGTTCAGGGGTACTCTGAGAAGAAGATGTAGAGGAAGAGGTATTCTCTTCATTGGAAGAACCGATGGGTGAGACCGGAGATGGCACCGCATCTTGAAAGGGACGTCCGGCGGTAAAAGGCAGCTCTGAGGGGCGTTCCAAACTGGGGGAGTGAAGCTGAATGGGGGCGCGGACCTGGACATTTGGGAAAGAGAAGGGCAAGGGAATGGCTAAACGCAGGCAGAGCAGCAGCCAGCCCCAGCAGCGCCACCGGGCGGCGTACCGGGAGCGGGTGAGCAGTCCGGTAGCCATCAGGATCAGCCCAACCAGACCGCCGCCCAGGGACAGAGCACCTAAATAAAATAGAAAATCTGTCATGCCTTGGCGTCCTCCTCCAACTGGTCCAGCAGGGAGCGCAGCTCATCCAGGTCCTGGCGCTTCAGCCCGGTTCGGGCCAGAGCCGCCACAAAATTTCGGGGAGAGCTGCCGTACAGGCGGGAGAGCACGCTGCGGCTGTCAAAGGCCAAATAATCCTCCTGAGAAACTAAAGGAGTGTAGCGGTTGCTTTTTCCTTCCCGACGCACCGAGACAAAGCCTTTTTCAGCCAATCGGGCCAGATAGGTGTTTACCGTGTTGCTGGCCCAGCCAAAGTCCTCCAGCGCCTGGTCCAAAGCGGCACGAGGGGTATCGGCGCCCAGCTTCCACAGGGCTTTCATGACTTCCAGTTCGGTGTCGGGCAGACGTTTCATGGTATCATCTCCAAATTACTTCAAATGTAGTTGATAATTATATACTACACTTGTGGTAGATCGCAGTCAAGTTACAGAGCGGTGACAGAAAAAACAAGCCCTGGGCGATACCCAGGGCTTGTAAAAAGAACATATTGGTTTAAAGCAGAAGCTGGCCGTTGATCTCCAGACGGAAACTCAGACCCAACTGTTCCGCAGCACGGCGGCACAGCAGCATCCGCTGCAGGAAGATCTCAAAATAGTCCATGACCGCGCACATCTCTGTGTTAATGGACAGGGAGAGGGTGATGGTTTTGGACTCCACATCCAGCAAAACTTCCGAGCGCTCTACTGAGTAGTTGACCCGGTCGTGAATATCAAAGGTGGACATGTCTTTGTTGCGCACGCGGCTGCGGCGCACATCGGTCTTGTCTGCCAGAATCAGGGCAGCGGCAATGGCATTGACCGGAAATGCGGTAGAGTCATCGTGATGGCCGATGGCGGTGATGACAGCTGCCACATCGGAAGGGTCCATGCCCATGTTGTCCAGAATGCGGAAGGCCATGGTAGCACCGCTGATGGCGTGGTCGTGGCGGTTGACCACGTTGCCGATGTCGTGCATGTAGGCGGCGATCTGAGCCAGCTCTACCTCGCGGGGAGTATACCCCAATTCGGTCAGGATCTGAGCGGCCACATGAGCGCACTTGCCTACATGGGCAAAGGAGTGCTCCGTAAAGCCCAGAGCTGTGAGAGAAGCGTCGGCCTGTGTGATGTAAGTCCGGATCTCCGGAGAGGAGCGGATCATATCAAAGGTTACTTCCATAGTATCGCTCCTTTTAAATGTCGCGGATATCGTAAGGCGTGGTCTGATACACGTAATAGTTCA
Encoded here:
- a CDS encoding 3-hydroxyacyl-CoA dehydrogenase NAD-binding domain-containing protein — its product is MKVAIFGAGTMGRGIAQVFAANGHTALMYASSIASAQRHKEQLDASLQKRVAKGKMSQGTKDALMANVLVEEESAAADADLVIECIAEEMGPKKELFHRLDELCKPETVFASNTSSLSITEMGNGLKHPLIGMHFFNPVPSMKLIEVIRGVNTPQETFDFVYKLAQDIGKEPVEVAEGPGFVVNKLLIPMINDAIGLVESGTASVEDIDKAMRLGANHPMGPLALGDFIGLDICLAIMNTLYDETGDSKYRPALLLKKMVRGGLLGVKSGKGFYDYSK
- a CDS encoding M56 family metallopeptidase, which translates into the protein MTDFLFYLGALSLGGGLVGLILMATGLLTRSRYAARWRCWGWLLLCLRLAIPLPFSFPNVQVRAPIQLHSPSLERPSELPFTAGRPFQDAVPSPVSPIGSSNEENTSSSTSSSQSTPEPQPETKPTIYVSQIVTAVWLLVAAGILIWNLIAHLRLRRFLKRWADPVRDATILPLYNAMGDQLELDRRPRLMTCPGLAAPMLAGLLHPVLLLPEQPLAPKELEYALLHELTHYRRRDIWLKALALWVRAVHWFNPLVWLMARAIEQDTELSCDEAVLRRLPPEEHAAYGKTILSAVERLKARS
- a CDS encoding BlaI/MecI/CopY family transcriptional regulator → MKRLPDTELEVMKALWKLGADTPRAALDQALEDFGWASNTVNTYLARLAEKGFVSVRREGKSNRYTPLVSQEDYLAFDSRSVLSRLYGSSPRNFVAALARTGLKRQDLDELRSLLDQLEEDAKA
- a CDS encoding HD domain-containing protein, which translates into the protein MEVTFDMIRSSPEIRTYITQADASLTALGFTEHSFAHVGKCAHVAAQILTELGYTPREVELAQIAAYMHDIGNVVNRHDHAISGATMAFRILDNMGMDPSDVAAVITAIGHHDDSTAFPVNAIAAALILADKTDVRRSRVRNKDMSTFDIHDRVNYSVERSEVLLDVESKTITLSLSINTEMCAVMDYFEIFLQRMLLCRRAAEQLGLSFRLEINGQLLL